One window of Dermacentor albipictus isolate Rhodes 1998 colony chromosome 9, USDA_Dalb.pri_finalv2, whole genome shotgun sequence genomic DNA carries:
- the LOC139049576 gene encoding forkhead box protein F2-like: MELYEEAFKLQEMIESDMRAEMSPSGGDLRCGMVDDSLDAFDPPSVWTTGISLISDLDGLEGLLVDPQTGLPSHHRSSTGSGTLQLNVTLAAVTTAATTAPTMQTTSSTTSLDQLSVQPMSSPSSPDDDAGMVASLQEMAPADDALAPGSYPKPAYSYSCLIAMALRNSSTGSLPVNEIYSFMTENFPYFRTAPSGWKNSVRHNLSLNKCFEKIEKPGAQQRKGCLWTLNPARAAKMHDELLKWSRKDPAAIRRSMANPERLELLERGQSLSTNTAPGDSSLNNDEEG, encoded by the exons ATGGAGCTATACGAGGAGGCGTTCAAGTTACAGGAGATGATTGAGTCGGACATGCGCGCCGAGATGTCACCGTCGGGAGGCGACCTGCGTTGCGGCATGGTCGACGACTCGCTCGATGCCTTTGATCCGCCCTCGGTCTGGACCACAGGCATCTCGCTTATCTCCGACCTGGACGGCCTTGAGGGCCTGCTGGTTGACCCGCAGACGGGCCTGCCATCACACCACCGTTCCTCCACAGGCTCCGGCACGCTGCAGCTGAACGTCACGCTTGCGGCCGTCACCACCGCAGCCACAACAG CTCCCACCATGCAGACCACGTCGTCTACAACGTCCTTAGACCAGCTGAGCGTGCAACCCATGTCGTCCCCATCGTCGCCGGACGACGACGCGGGCATGGTGGCATCGCTGCAAGAAATGGCACCAGCCGATGATGCCCTGGCACCTGGTTCCTACCCTAAGCCGGCCTACTCATACTCGTGTCTCATTGCCATGGCACTGCGGAATAGCAGCACAGGCAGCCTTCCTGTCAACGAGATCTACAGCTTCATGAC GGAGAACTTCCCATACTTTCGGACGGCACCGAGCGGGTGGAAGAACTCGGTGCGCCACAACCTGTCCCTGAACAAGTGCTTCGAGAAGATAGAGAAGCCCGGGGCGCAGCAGCGCAAGGGCTGCCTCTGGACTTTGAACCCGGCCCGAGCGGCCAAGATGCATGACGAGCTTCTCAAGTGGAGTCGCAAGGACCCTGCAGCCATTCGGAGAAGCATGGCCAACCCCGAGCGCCTCGAACTGCTCGAACGTGGCCAGTCCCTGTCCACAAATACTGCTCCTGGTGACTCCTCGCTCAACAACGATGAGGAGGGCTGA